In the genome of Paenibacillus antri, one region contains:
- a CDS encoding stalk domain-containing protein gives MKNHLKRGVLVLASAIVMGSAFAVAQANDAAEGQLSISIAKAPISFTFNGQALAPAKGEEGFIHEGTTYVPLRFMSNAVEKSVAWDGNTMTVYVTEPSKNEKEAIRKSNAAYAVESSTAPTQESVVTQSIGVFSKPITYVFDGVKKTPAADKSGFIYNNKVYVPLRFFSDSVGQTVQFDPKTYAIKVTVKAQASKTPDTTNQPETSDKKPAIAPTQPTPTPVVGGGGGGGGGTGVVKPSYDSIISEAESKIIALQAGCMAKLTTIKDQYEAATEQSEKDRLRAQGEAEFTACDSSFYSLMDNLRKSLQDNQYDTAAVDTYIVLYEALVADKKAEYGI, from the coding sequence ATGAAGAATCATCTGAAGAGAGGCGTGCTGGTTCTTGCCAGCGCCATCGTTATGGGAAGCGCGTTCGCTGTCGCACAAGCGAATGACGCCGCAGAAGGTCAATTATCGATATCCATTGCCAAGGCTCCGATCAGCTTTACTTTCAATGGACAAGCATTAGCCCCCGCGAAAGGGGAAGAGGGTTTTATCCATGAGGGCACGACCTACGTGCCGCTGCGCTTCATGTCCAATGCCGTCGAGAAATCCGTAGCCTGGGATGGCAACACGATGACGGTCTACGTTACCGAGCCGTCGAAGAATGAGAAAGAAGCGATCCGGAAATCGAACGCCGCTTATGCCGTAGAGTCTTCGACCGCACCGACGCAAGAATCGGTCGTTACTCAATCCATTGGAGTATTCTCCAAGCCGATTACTTATGTGTTCGACGGTGTGAAGAAGACGCCTGCCGCTGACAAATCCGGGTTTATCTATAACAACAAAGTCTATGTACCGTTGCGCTTCTTCAGCGACTCGGTAGGTCAGACGGTCCAATTCGACCCGAAGACATACGCGATTAAGGTCACTGTGAAGGCGCAGGCGAGCAAGACGCCGGATACCACGAATCAGCCGGAGACGAGCGATAAGAAGCCAGCGATAGCTCCAACACAACCGACGCCGACGCCAGTAGTCGGGGGCGGAGGCGGTGGTGGGGGCGGCACAGGGGTCGTAAAGCCGAGCTACGATTCCATCATATCCGAGGCGGAGAGCAAAATCATCGCTTTACAGGCTGGGTGTATGGCTAAACTTACGACCATCAAAGATCAATATGAGGCAGCTACGGAACAGTCCGAAAAGGATAGGCTCCGCGCGCAAGGGGAGGCAGAGTTTACAGCCTGCGATAGCTCCTTCTACTCCCTTATGGATAACCTAAGGAAGTCGCTTCAAGACAATCAGTACGATACAGCCGCTGTTGATACGTATATAGTTCTGTACGAGGCGCTCGTTGCTGATAAGAAAGCTGAATATGGAATATAA
- the gmd gene encoding GDP-mannose 4,6-dehydratase, whose protein sequence is MAKHALVTGITGQDGSYLAELLLEKGYKVFGLKRRTSTPNYVNIQHFMNEVEFIDGDLLDVNSLIRAVKISNPDEVYNLAAQSFVGTSWDQAVLTGQATGIGVTNMLDAVRLVKPEAKFYQASSSEMFGKVVEVPQKETTSFYPRSPYGVAKVYGHWITVNYRESYDFFGCSGILFNHESPRRGIEFVTRKISDAVARIKLGLMDELRLGNLDAKRDWGYAKDYVECMWLMLQQDKPDDYVIATGETHSVREFCEIAFRHVGLNYEDYVKVDPKFYRAAEVDLLLGDPTKAISQLGWVPQKTSFKQLVQLMVDSDLARVEKTLPR, encoded by the coding sequence ATGGCAAAGCACGCATTAGTAACGGGGATTACGGGACAAGATGGCTCTTACTTAGCGGAATTATTGTTAGAAAAGGGATATAAGGTATTTGGGTTGAAGCGTCGGACGAGCACGCCAAATTATGTAAATATTCAACACTTTATGAACGAAGTCGAGTTCATTGACGGTGATTTATTGGATGTCAATTCTTTAATTCGCGCTGTAAAAATCTCCAATCCAGACGAAGTATATAACCTTGCGGCCCAATCCTTTGTAGGTACTTCATGGGATCAAGCCGTTTTAACCGGGCAGGCAACCGGTATCGGCGTAACGAATATGCTGGATGCAGTACGCTTGGTAAAGCCCGAGGCTAAATTTTACCAAGCATCAAGCAGCGAAATGTTCGGCAAAGTTGTAGAGGTTCCGCAAAAGGAAACGACGTCATTCTACCCGCGAAGTCCTTACGGGGTAGCGAAGGTTTATGGTCATTGGATTACGGTTAACTACAGAGAAAGTTACGATTTCTTTGGCTGTTCGGGGATCTTATTTAACCACGAATCCCCAAGACGAGGAATTGAGTTCGTCACCCGGAAAATTTCAGATGCCGTTGCTAGAATCAAACTTGGCTTAATGGATGAACTACGTTTAGGGAATTTAGACGCGAAGCGAGATTGGGGCTACGCTAAGGATTATGTCGAATGCATGTGGTTGATGCTGCAGCAGGACAAACCGGATGATTATGTCATTGCGACAGGCGAAACGCACTCCGTTAGAGAGTTCTGTGAAATTGCATTTAGACATGTTGGTTTAAACTATGAAGATTATGTAAAGGTCGATCCGAAATTTTATAGAGCAGCTGAAGTTGACCTTCTGTTAGGCGACCCGACGAAAGCCATTTCACAGTTAGGGTGGGTCCCGCAAAAGACGTCTTTCAAACAACTTGTACAACTGATGGTTGATTCCGACCTGGCGAGAGTTGAGAAGACGCTTCCGCGATAA
- a CDS encoding O-antigen ligase family protein has protein sequence MNLQANGRKADANPEKSSIIYWLSYGVMFLFLFFMPYQRALFNGASSEFDVDIFFSQLITWTLLLLFSVSLFYNVRKRGNDFIVYLFLLFPPLAYTISHVLGVSDYYSGASLWINVQYSTIFLVGMYLSRPHWGAGLLEKTFLLSGSAIVLFGFANWFGDASFWGLFRWTNENPTLYRDAVMFTENGYRLTSAFQYANSYAAYLIALMIGALLVTVLSNKRAWTIFSSLLLVPAALSFVLTLSRGGFIVLPFVIILVLPLLSLKKQIISIILLIVTSIASFSIVQPVTRLGTELQAQFIALEATKGWLFLLAASIVVMVISLSIRKFLEPKLDVVLQRLHERRSSRIYLPVLGVVAGMIGVYLLFGNSGFSSLLPENIGDRIENINLNQHSVLERGTFYQNAVSLWKDYPAFGAGGGAWQSLYEKYQSNPYVSRQAHNFFLQTLVEVGIVGLITVLILFLGVVYFFLRSHFKKNEEEQGTYLIFYVIVVSILAHSFIDFNMSYVYLGALVYLSLGAMVSGSDLPSFPVQKKLAESKWAFFLPSALLVSSLLFIVLSFNDLSGNRLYESARANASSGTGTLQEILNPLDMAINKTGHPEYVDLKLALMNQLYSQTKDENFAEQAEKLLSEMKQKEPFYKPFVFRELQLQLLKGKYEDGIALLEASIPHYPWDMSLYEQLAAVHFQYGVTLLNAQSVTEAQAHWDAVFAVRDRVEDKAKELEHLPEAQLQGRAFGITPGLALSMGQVYLYRGDDAQAEQYLATALDKTFDQQEDFTAAIYYLGLLKKQGRTDHELLSELLMRVQDPQQINQQIDDISKQAPIN, from the coding sequence ATGAATTTACAAGCAAACGGTCGTAAAGCGGATGCCAATCCAGAGAAATCATCGATTATCTATTGGCTTAGTTATGGGGTTATGTTTTTATTCTTGTTTTTTATGCCCTATCAGCGAGCACTTTTCAACGGTGCAAGCTCGGAGTTCGACGTCGACATCTTCTTTTCCCAATTGATCACTTGGACGTTGCTCTTACTGTTCAGCGTTTCTCTCTTTTACAACGTGCGAAAGAGAGGGAATGATTTCATAGTTTACTTGTTTCTTTTATTTCCACCATTAGCGTATACAATTTCGCATGTTCTCGGCGTGTCCGATTACTATTCCGGGGCTAGCTTATGGATCAACGTTCAGTATAGCACTATTTTTCTTGTAGGCATGTACCTGTCCCGACCCCATTGGGGGGCTGGACTATTGGAGAAGACGTTCCTACTTTCCGGTTCGGCCATTGTCCTGTTCGGATTTGCTAACTGGTTCGGCGATGCTTCGTTCTGGGGGTTATTTCGCTGGACGAACGAAAACCCGACGCTTTATCGAGATGCCGTGATGTTTACGGAGAACGGGTATCGTCTTACTTCCGCATTCCAATATGCCAACAGCTACGCTGCCTATTTGATCGCTCTCATGATCGGTGCTCTGCTCGTAACCGTACTTTCGAATAAGAGGGCTTGGACCATCTTCAGCTCATTGTTGTTGGTTCCTGCCGCTTTATCGTTCGTATTAACTTTATCGCGCGGAGGATTTATTGTCCTGCCGTTCGTCATTATTCTCGTACTTCCTTTGCTTTCCCTAAAGAAACAGATCATATCGATCATCTTGCTCATCGTTACGTCTATCGCATCGTTCTCCATTGTCCAACCCGTTACTCGGTTGGGAACGGAACTGCAGGCACAGTTCATAGCCCTGGAAGCGACCAAGGGGTGGCTTTTCTTATTGGCTGCTTCCATTGTCGTGATGGTTATCAGCTTATCCATAAGGAAATTTCTCGAACCTAAGCTGGATGTGGTTCTTCAGCGCCTTCATGAACGCAGAAGTTCCCGCATTTATCTACCAGTTCTCGGTGTCGTCGCGGGCATGATCGGTGTGTATTTACTTTTTGGTAACTCCGGATTTTCCTCCTTGCTTCCCGAGAATATCGGAGATCGGATCGAAAACATTAATTTAAATCAACACAGCGTGTTGGAACGGGGGACATTTTACCAAAACGCAGTTTCGCTTTGGAAAGATTATCCGGCATTCGGGGCAGGCGGCGGCGCCTGGCAATCCTTATATGAAAAATATCAATCGAATCCATATGTCAGCCGTCAAGCCCACAACTTTTTCCTACAAACACTTGTGGAAGTTGGAATCGTCGGACTGATTACGGTCTTGATCCTGTTCCTAGGTGTCGTCTACTTTTTCCTCCGGTCTCACTTTAAGAAGAACGAAGAGGAACAAGGAACATATCTGATTTTTTATGTCATCGTCGTCTCGATTCTCGCGCATAGCTTTATTGATTTTAATATGAGCTATGTTTATTTAGGCGCTCTCGTTTATTTATCCCTTGGCGCAATGGTTTCCGGGAGCGATCTCCCCTCCTTCCCGGTTCAGAAAAAGCTGGCGGAAAGCAAGTGGGCTTTCTTCCTGCCCAGTGCTTTGTTAGTGTCGTCGTTACTTTTCATCGTTCTTTCATTTAATGACCTATCAGGAAATCGATTGTACGAGTCTGCTCGCGCTAATGCCTCCTCCGGAACAGGCACTCTGCAGGAAATTTTAAACCCGTTGGATATGGCCATCAATAAGACCGGTCACCCGGAATACGTGGATCTCAAGCTGGCCTTGATGAACCAACTTTACAGTCAAACGAAAGACGAGAACTTCGCTGAACAGGCCGAGAAGCTACTTTCGGAAATGAAGCAAAAAGAGCCGTTCTATAAACCTTTTGTTTTTCGCGAGCTTCAGCTTCAGTTGCTTAAAGGAAAATACGAAGACGGTATCGCATTACTGGAGGCTTCCATCCCTCACTATCCATGGGACATGAGCTTATATGAGCAACTGGCTGCGGTTCACTTTCAATATGGCGTAACTCTCTTGAACGCTCAATCCGTAACCGAAGCCCAAGCACACTGGGATGCCGTGTTCGCAGTTCGGGACCGGGTGGAAGATAAAGCGAAAGAGCTTGAACATTTGCCCGAGGCCCAGCTTCAAGGCCGCGCGTTCGGGATCACCCCGGGGTTAGCATTATCGATGGGGCAAGTATACTTGTACCGAGGCGACGATGCGCAAGCAGAGCAGTATTTAGCAACCGCTCTCGATAAAACTTTTGATCAACAAGAAGATTTCACGGCCGCTATCTATTATTTAGGTTTGTTAAAGAAACAGGGCCGAACGGACCATGAGCTATTATCCGAACTGTTGATGAGAGTCCAAGACCCGCAACAAATCAATCAACAGATCGATGACATTTCAAAACAAGCGCCTATAAACTAG
- a CDS encoding glycosyltransferase, with protein sequence MKVAIVHDYLTQYGGAERVLECFMDLFPDAPVYTLICDKTKIPARLQNADVRTSFLQKIPGARHHYKKMLSLLPLAIENLDLGNYDLILSTSSAFAKGIITNPNQLHICYCHTPMRYVWDLYHDYLKEIGTNPIYRYVLPFVLHRLRLWDQLSSTRVDHYIANSNNVANRIQKYYRRASEVIHPPVNFSQFTISDKQEDYYLIVSRLLPYKRVDIVIESMNLSRQPLIIIGDGYDRQRLEKLAGPTVTFLGARSDEEIADYYSRCKAFIMPGNEDFGITPLEAQASGRPVIAFGKGGALETVKEGVTGTFFSEQTASSLSQAVEKLDTMSFDPVEIRRHAESFADYRFKQKIHEYVRGHYEAFIKGESYEFTSKRS encoded by the coding sequence GTGAAGGTCGCGATCGTACATGATTATTTAACGCAATATGGCGGGGCCGAGCGTGTGTTGGAATGCTTTATGGATTTGTTTCCTGACGCGCCTGTCTATACACTAATATGCGACAAGACTAAGATACCTGCACGGTTACAAAACGCCGATGTCCGCACCTCCTTCCTCCAGAAGATCCCGGGAGCAAGACATCATTACAAGAAAATGCTTTCCCTTCTTCCGTTAGCGATCGAGAACTTGGATCTTGGCAACTACGACTTAATCCTAAGTACCTCCAGCGCATTCGCCAAAGGGATCATTACGAACCCAAATCAACTTCATATTTGCTATTGCCATACGCCTATGAGGTATGTTTGGGATCTGTATCACGACTATTTGAAGGAGATTGGGACAAACCCGATCTACCGTTATGTTCTCCCGTTCGTGCTGCACCGTCTTCGGTTGTGGGATCAACTCTCTTCTACGAGAGTTGATCATTACATTGCGAATTCGAACAATGTCGCGAATCGTATTCAGAAATATTACCGCAGAGCGTCCGAGGTCATTCATCCTCCCGTCAATTTCAGCCAATTTACGATTTCGGACAAGCAGGAAGATTATTACTTGATCGTCTCTAGGCTCTTACCTTACAAAAGAGTTGACATTGTCATCGAGTCGATGAATCTCTCGCGTCAGCCTCTGATCATTATCGGCGACGGATACGACCGACAACGTTTGGAAAAGCTGGCCGGTCCGACGGTTACATTCCTTGGGGCACGTTCCGACGAAGAAATTGCGGATTACTATTCCCGTTGTAAAGCCTTTATCATGCCGGGCAACGAGGATTTCGGAATTACTCCGCTCGAGGCGCAAGCCAGCGGGCGACCGGTCATCGCATTCGGGAAAGGCGGAGCCCTCGAGACGGTCAAAGAAGGGGTTACAGGTACTTTCTTTTCGGAACAAACCGCCTCAAGCCTGTCTCAAGCCGTCGAGAAGCTCGATACGATGTCTTTTGACCCGGTAGAAATTCGCAGACATGCCGAATCTTTCGCGGATTATCGTTTTAAACAAAAAATACATGAGTATGTTCGCGGACATTATGAGGCCTTTATAAAAGGAGAAAGCTATGAATTTACAAGCAAACGGTCGTAA
- a CDS encoding mannose-1-phosphate guanylyltransferase, whose amino-acid sequence MTLTAVIMAGGKGERFWPKSRTNLPKQFLNISGSKSMIQQTVQRLEHIININQIFVVTNELYAELIHAQIPNLPIDNIIIEPVGRNTAPCVGVASILIEERFPDSTMVVLPSDHIIKDEKEFVHVLKAAIQISAEGNNLVTLGISPTYPETGYGYIESGEDVRKVKDASVYKVNRFVEKPNYELAEEYVASGRFYWNSGIFIWKTSVIRQYIKELMPEMDDVLETMRAAFKTEVQAEVIRNEFPKMPDQSIDYGIMEKANDIYVIPCIFGWDDVGSWTALERIDELDENGNVIRGNILNLDTKRSIIESNGKLIATLGVEDLIIVDTEDVTLICAKDKAQEVKKLLKELRLQKLEQYL is encoded by the coding sequence GTGACATTAACAGCAGTGATTATGGCTGGGGGAAAAGGTGAACGGTTCTGGCCCAAAAGCCGTACCAATTTACCGAAACAATTCTTAAATATCTCCGGTTCAAAATCGATGATTCAACAAACGGTACAACGCCTTGAACACATCATTAATATTAACCAGATATTCGTAGTTACAAATGAACTATACGCAGAACTGATTCATGCTCAAATCCCTAATTTGCCAATTGATAATATTATAATCGAACCGGTTGGACGGAACACTGCGCCTTGCGTCGGGGTCGCTTCGATTCTTATTGAGGAACGGTTCCCGGACAGCACCATGGTAGTATTGCCCTCGGATCATATCATTAAGGACGAGAAAGAATTCGTACATGTGTTGAAAGCGGCTATACAAATAAGTGCGGAAGGGAATAATTTAGTCACTTTGGGGATCTCGCCGACGTATCCAGAAACAGGTTATGGCTATATTGAGAGCGGTGAAGACGTACGGAAAGTTAAGGACGCTTCCGTATACAAGGTAAATCGATTCGTGGAGAAACCGAATTACGAGCTTGCTGAAGAATATGTCGCGAGCGGCAGATTTTATTGGAATAGCGGTATTTTTATTTGGAAAACAAGTGTCATCCGGCAATATATTAAAGAACTGATGCCGGAGATGGACGATGTCCTCGAAACGATGAGAGCTGCATTTAAAACCGAGGTTCAGGCTGAAGTGATTCGAAATGAATTTCCTAAGATGCCGGACCAATCCATTGACTACGGGATTATGGAGAAGGCCAACGACATATATGTCATTCCGTGTATTTTCGGTTGGGATGATGTAGGCAGTTGGACGGCATTAGAACGAATTGACGAATTAGATGAAAACGGGAATGTTATTAGAGGTAACATTTTGAACTTAGATACGAAGCGAAGCATTATTGAAAGTAATGGGAAATTAATTGCAACGCTTGGCGTGGAGGACTTAATAATCGTGGATACTGAAGATGTAACGTTAATATGCGCTAAAGATAAAGCTCAGGAAGTTAAAAAGTTACTTAAAGAATTAAGACTCCAGAAATTGGAACAATACTTATAA
- a CDS encoding sugar transferase, translated as MFVNLGNLSSQTIEVNQKIEKKKNLSLWLGFTFTAVEMACLAFIFLSLYQLRMAYEFQADFTLLQWHGPRFFQYGLFFIAFAVFYLFFVYKNKIFNFRASLGLMDELFKTLQAHSYALLISIGISFLLNFDEYSRLVIVSFWVTALMGSFLLRGSKRMIYFSLARKGYLTKNVIIVGAGKIGKLIMDEFGAHPWLGYRVLGYVDDQETSLYDSHQCLGTTSSLKSLVTTNHVDEIIITIPSQRTLVDSIIKDLRKISINIKIVPDMFNLMFSTVQIGNINALPVMTLIRTPMQGLGYALKRIFDVVLSSIGLLIMSPLLGLVAILIKLEDGGPVLYKQIRIGKNGKMFGMYKFRSMVRNAEQLLPQLSDKNEMDGAAFKIKNDPRVTRIGRILRKYSIDELPQLLNVLKGNMSLVGPRPPLPNEVDLYGDWEWRRLEVLPGITGLWQVSGRSDLSFQQWINLDIYYIENWSLGLDVKIMLKTIPVVIKGEGAY; from the coding sequence ATGTTCGTAAATTTGGGGAATTTGTCGTCCCAAACAATAGAAGTCAATCAAAAAATCGAAAAAAAGAAAAATTTGTCGTTATGGCTAGGATTCACATTTACCGCAGTAGAGATGGCATGCCTTGCCTTCATATTTTTAAGCTTATACCAATTACGAATGGCATACGAATTTCAAGCCGACTTTACACTCTTGCAATGGCACGGCCCTAGATTTTTTCAGTACGGTTTGTTTTTTATTGCTTTCGCCGTTTTCTACCTTTTCTTTGTCTACAAAAACAAAATATTCAATTTCAGGGCAAGCCTTGGGTTGATGGATGAGTTATTTAAGACACTCCAAGCCCACTCTTATGCCCTATTGATTTCAATAGGGATTAGCTTCTTATTAAATTTCGACGAGTATTCGAGACTTGTCATCGTGAGTTTTTGGGTTACGGCGCTTATGGGATCGTTTTTGTTGAGAGGATCGAAAAGAATGATCTATTTCTCGCTGGCGCGGAAAGGATATCTCACCAAAAATGTGATTATCGTCGGTGCAGGGAAAATCGGCAAATTAATTATGGACGAATTCGGGGCTCACCCTTGGTTAGGATATCGCGTACTCGGATATGTGGACGATCAAGAAACGAGTTTGTACGATTCACACCAATGTTTAGGTACCACCTCGAGCCTAAAGAGTCTCGTCACTACTAATCATGTAGATGAGATTATCATTACGATCCCTTCGCAAAGAACTCTAGTCGATAGCATCATTAAAGATCTAAGGAAAATCTCAATAAATATTAAAATCGTACCCGATATGTTCAATTTAATGTTCAGTACGGTTCAGATTGGCAATATTAATGCACTGCCTGTAATGACGCTGATACGTACTCCCATGCAAGGACTAGGGTATGCGCTAAAAAGAATATTCGATGTAGTCTTATCCTCCATCGGGTTACTCATTATGTCCCCATTGCTCGGTTTAGTCGCCATATTAATAAAGTTAGAGGATGGCGGCCCTGTTCTTTATAAACAAATACGAATCGGGAAGAACGGGAAAATGTTCGGAATGTACAAGTTTCGTTCTATGGTTCGAAATGCCGAGCAACTGTTACCCCAACTTAGCGACAAGAACGAGATGGACGGGGCCGCTTTCAAAATTAAAAACGATCCAAGGGTAACTCGTATCGGGAGAATTCTGAGAAAATATTCGATCGATGAGCTTCCGCAGTTATTGAACGTTTTGAAGGGCAACATGAGTTTAGTCGGGCCGCGCCCTCCGCTTCCGAACGAAGTCGATTTGTACGGGGATTGGGAATGGAGACGACTCGAAGTCCTTCCCGGAATCACAGGGTTATGGCAAGTCAGCGGCCGGAGCGACCTCTCGTTCCAACAATGGATTAATTTAGACATTTATTATATAGAAAACTGGAGTCTAGGCCTGGATGTCAAAATTATGTTAAAGACGATCCCCGTGGTAATCAAGGGAGAGGGAGCATACTAA
- a CDS encoding glycosyltransferase family 4 protein has translation MNILVDAQPLLGPATGIARYVKSIGELMQEDPHIQATFWINRLVKSIHLDAGWPVHNNRYPYKLIRRFMKPNLLYDLPVDAFARTKYDLFHGTNFTIQPIRKRCSVVSIHDLAFLRNPNTTSAKIYAHHSKWVPYSAQRAERVIAISEQTKEDIVELLHIPESKVDVIHLAADKKFKPVPSEAVRDTICKYNLPESYFLFVGTLEPRKNLLGLLQSFNQLKKTFHSEAKLVIVGAKGWKFDPIFQYVQEHGLQQEICFTGFIADEDLPAIYTGALAFVFPSWYEGFGIPLLEAMGCGVPVIASNASSIPEVVGDNGILLPPDAFEEWADAMRQFEIDSRHRDSYIEKSLERATRFGWEQTYEKTKSTYRKALGGNR, from the coding sequence ATGAACATACTGGTCGATGCGCAACCGCTCCTCGGTCCTGCTACCGGCATCGCTCGATACGTGAAGAGCATCGGTGAACTCATGCAGGAAGATCCACATATTCAAGCTACGTTTTGGATCAATCGACTGGTGAAGAGCATCCACTTAGATGCGGGATGGCCTGTGCATAACAACCGATATCCATACAAATTAATAAGAAGGTTTATGAAACCGAATTTGCTTTACGATCTTCCAGTCGATGCGTTCGCCCGAACGAAATACGATTTATTTCACGGGACGAACTTTACGATCCAGCCGATCCGGAAGCGTTGCTCCGTCGTCTCGATTCACGACTTAGCATTTTTGAGAAATCCGAATACTACAAGCGCAAAAATATACGCCCATCACTCGAAATGGGTTCCCTACTCGGCACAGCGTGCGGAACGGGTTATCGCGATTTCGGAACAAACGAAAGAGGACATTGTCGAATTGCTTCATATTCCCGAAAGCAAAGTGGATGTGATTCACCTTGCGGCCGATAAAAAATTTAAGCCTGTTCCATCGGAAGCGGTCAGGGACACAATATGCAAATATAATTTGCCTGAAAGTTACTTCTTATTCGTGGGTACTCTGGAACCGAGGAAAAACCTGCTCGGTCTCCTTCAAAGCTTTAACCAATTGAAGAAAACATTCCATTCGGAAGCGAAACTGGTTATTGTCGGAGCGAAGGGCTGGAAGTTTGATCCTATATTTCAGTACGTCCAAGAACATGGGTTGCAACAAGAAATTTGTTTTACCGGATTCATTGCCGACGAGGATCTGCCTGCGATTTACACCGGGGCTCTGGCATTCGTCTTCCCCTCATGGTATGAGGGCTTTGGGATTCCACTCCTAGAAGCCATGGGTTGCGGGGTGCCGGTGATTGCTTCCAACGCCTCGTCGATTCCGGAGGTGGTCGGCGACAACGGGATCTTATTGCCGCCCGATGCATTCGAAGAATGGGCGGATGCTATGCGCCAATTCGAAATCGATTCCCGGCATAGGGATTCATATATCGAAAAATCATTGGAGAGAGCAACGCGATTCGGCTGGGAGCAAACGTACGAAAAGACGAAAAGTACTTATCGAAAGGCATTGGGGGGAAACCGGTGA
- a CDS encoding GDP-mannose 4,6-dehydratase: protein MKAFITGISGFVGYYLANKLVSEGYDVLGISRAEPKRKATGVEYILCDINDRGKMEKIITDSRPDHVYHLAGPAFIPLSYEKPNIAYGTIVDGTLNLYEIIRKHRLSCKVLYVGSADVYGHGDGTPLHEGSPIVPMNPYAGAKACAEIISKQFYHTYGIQIVSARPFNHTGPYQSVDFVCSNFAKQIALMEKNGESTLSVGNIEVERDFLDVRDVVDAYYLLMQCGTPGEVYNVCSGTCTSLKNIISWLFMNSSIQQHQIFVAPEKLRKVDAPVRVGNHDALVRDTRWFPKYKIKDTMHELLQYWRDNLEKLEK, encoded by the coding sequence GTGAAAGCATTTATTACAGGGATAAGCGGGTTTGTCGGATATTACCTGGCCAATAAGTTAGTAAGTGAAGGGTATGACGTTCTGGGGATTTCTAGAGCGGAGCCAAAACGAAAAGCAACGGGTGTCGAGTACATTCTATGTGATATAAACGATCGGGGTAAGATGGAGAAGATTATTACGGATTCACGACCTGACCATGTTTATCACCTTGCAGGACCGGCATTCATACCCTTGTCTTATGAGAAACCGAATATTGCATATGGAACGATAGTGGACGGGACTCTAAATCTTTATGAGATTATCCGAAAACATCGTTTGTCGTGCAAAGTGCTTTATGTTGGTTCTGCGGACGTGTACGGACATGGCGATGGGACCCCTCTTCACGAGGGGAGCCCTATTGTTCCTATGAATCCCTATGCGGGTGCAAAAGCTTGTGCTGAGATTATCAGTAAACAATTCTACCATACCTACGGCATTCAAATTGTTAGTGCAAGGCCGTTTAACCACACGGGACCTTATCAATCAGTCGATTTTGTTTGTTCAAATTTTGCAAAGCAGATTGCCCTAATGGAAAAAAATGGAGAAAGCACATTGTCTGTTGGGAATATCGAAGTGGAACGGGACTTCTTAGATGTACGTGATGTAGTGGATGCTTATTACTTGCTTATGCAGTGCGGGACGCCAGGGGAAGTATATAATGTTTGCTCGGGAACATGTACTTCGTTAAAAAATATTATATCTTGGTTGTTTATGAATTCATCGATCCAACAGCATCAGATCTTTGTTGCCCCTGAGAAGCTTAGAAAAGTCGACGCACCAGTCCGTGTTGGTAATCATGACGCACTAGTTCGTGATACCCGCTGGTTCCCGAAGTACAAAATTAAAGATACAATGCATGAACTTCTTCAATATTGGAGGGACAATCTTGAAAAGCTTGAAAAATAA